In Marinobacter sp. LQ44, the following are encoded in one genomic region:
- a CDS encoding ABC transporter permease — protein MTEVVSSANPGLSQPLLAKRTSKRWMISALITTAIVALPVFSVLYLALFPDENIWPHLMETTLPRYLTTTIKLMIGVGILTLIIGLSTAWAVTMCEFPGRKFFEWALLLPFAVPAYVIAYVYTSLLDYAGPVQKALREWFGWQSAADYWFPEIRSLEGAVLMIGLVLYPYVYLLGRAAFMEQSPSLFAVSRSLGHSAISTFFRVVLPIARPAIAVGLSLVLMETLNDFGTVDFFAVQTLTLGLFDTWMNLGNLGGAAQIATTMLMFVVILVTLERYSRRRQQQFAARDNRDPIHRFTMSFPRQMICLAVCAVPLIFGFIIPGATLGYYAWEYFDESWNPNFIRNTFNSLFLSGTAALTTLLIGVTLAYSRRLHNTRGMQVLMRLSSLGYAMPGAVLAVGVIIPLAGFDNWFDGLMRDYFGFSTGLLLSGTAFALVFAYTVRFLAVSAGSVESALQKITPSMDMASRSLGHTPGKTLVKVHLPMLRGTLVTAALVVFVDCMKELPATLILRPFNYETLATYVYQFASDEKLYHSALPSLIIVLAGIIPIILMSRSISNSRTMT, from the coding sequence ATGACCGAGGTCGTTTCCAGTGCCAATCCGGGGCTTTCGCAACCACTTCTGGCCAAACGCACCTCGAAACGATGGATGATCAGTGCCCTGATCACCACGGCCATTGTCGCTTTACCGGTCTTCTCTGTGCTTTACCTGGCCTTGTTCCCTGATGAGAACATCTGGCCACACCTGATGGAAACCACCCTCCCCCGCTACCTCACAACCACCATCAAACTGATGATTGGCGTGGGCATTCTCACATTGATCATCGGGCTTTCCACCGCCTGGGCGGTCACCATGTGCGAGTTCCCGGGGCGAAAATTCTTCGAGTGGGCCCTGCTGCTGCCCTTTGCGGTGCCGGCCTACGTGATTGCCTACGTTTATACCAGCCTGCTCGACTACGCTGGGCCGGTCCAGAAAGCCCTACGGGAATGGTTTGGCTGGCAAAGCGCCGCAGACTACTGGTTCCCGGAGATTCGCAGCCTGGAAGGGGCGGTCCTGATGATCGGCCTGGTGCTCTACCCTTACGTTTATCTCCTGGGCCGCGCCGCCTTCATGGAGCAATCGCCGTCACTGTTTGCGGTCAGCCGCAGTCTTGGCCATTCCGCCATCAGTACGTTTTTCCGGGTAGTATTGCCCATTGCCCGCCCTGCTATCGCGGTAGGTTTGTCACTGGTGTTGATGGAAACCCTGAACGACTTCGGCACCGTCGACTTCTTTGCCGTACAAACCCTCACCCTGGGCCTGTTCGATACCTGGATGAACCTGGGCAACCTGGGCGGAGCGGCCCAGATCGCCACCACCATGCTTATGTTCGTGGTGATCCTGGTTACCCTGGAGCGATACTCCCGCAGGCGCCAGCAACAATTTGCCGCCCGCGATAACCGCGACCCCATCCACCGCTTTACCATGTCTTTTCCGCGCCAGATGATTTGCCTGGCCGTATGCGCCGTCCCTCTGATCTTCGGTTTCATTATTCCGGGCGCCACCCTTGGCTACTACGCATGGGAATACTTCGATGAAAGCTGGAACCCGAACTTCATTCGCAACACCTTTAACAGCCTGTTCCTGTCTGGTACCGCAGCGCTGACCACCCTGCTGATTGGCGTTACCCTCGCCTACAGCCGCCGGCTGCACAATACCCGAGGCATGCAAGTGCTGATGCGCCTTTCCAGCCTGGGTTACGCCATGCCCGGCGCGGTGCTTGCGGTTGGTGTGATTATTCCTTTGGCCGGTTTCGACAACTGGTTCGATGGCCTGATGCGGGATTACTTTGGCTTCAGCACCGGCCTGCTGCTGAGCGGCACTGCGTTTGCCCTGGTGTTTGCCTACACGGTTCGCTTTTTGGCGGTTTCCGCTGGCAGTGTGGAAAGCGCCCTGCAAAAAATCACACCGAGCATGGACATGGCCTCGCGCTCGCTGGGTCACACACCCGGTAAAACCCTGGTGAAGGTGCATCTGCCCATGCTCAGGGGCACCCTGGTGACCGCGGCCCTGGTGGTGTTTGTAGACTGCATGAAGGAACTGCCCGCCACCCTGATACTGCGTCCATTCAACTACGAAACCCTGGCCACCTATGTGTACCAGTTTGCTTCGGATGAGAAGCTGTACCACAGCGCACTGCCCTCCCTGATCATCGTGCTGGCGGGCATCATTCCGATCATTCTGATGAGCCGGTCCATCTCCAATTCCAGAACCATGACCTGA